aaaaaaagatacaagacATCCAGAATATATTGATATTTTCCAGTCATGTTGTAACAGAAAACAACTtcaataacataaaaaaataaatatgttcttAATGTATATCTTATATAAATGAAAGAGATGCAATGAGAAATTTGTAATGCCACTTAAGAACTGGAACAAAGTCAGCTAGGAATCTTGGGATCTGAATAATATAAAACAAGATAGGGACAAGAGCTGAGACCTAGGAACTACTAGGTACACATAGACTCCCCTTAATCATGCATTGGCACTGTAGAGAACTCTAGGGAATAGCTACAGTACAGTACAGTACAGAAAGTATTCTGTTCAGTGAGGTAAGACAGTCCCAGAGAGATCACTAGCAGACATTCTGTCTCAATATAGTTTCATTAATTATAAGAATTAAAAATCTGTGTTTATGTGGGGTGAATATATGTTGAGCCCAGGAAATAAGAATAGAGCCCATAAGAGAGTTAAAAAGTATCTCTATTTGAGAGgcttggaaaggaaagaaaacatgcatgatataagaataaaaagaaagtgatttgCATGTAACTGATAAACTGAAATAGAAGAAGAGTGACATAGAGAGGAAGGAATAGGTCAACCAAATGTGAAAAACACCAGTTATGTGtaagataattaaaaacagaaagaaacaaaaatgaaactgaagaagaaaataccAAACCTGGACTTCTttgtagaaaaacaaagaaccaacaaaattttttgaaaatgtttgcaTCTGCTCAAGTAGGACAAATACAAGCCTACATGCCAAAAACTCTATTTCTAAGAATAACTTCTATTTCTATtatgatttctattgctatgaagaggcaccatgatcacagcacctgttacaaagtaaaatttttaattggggctggtttacattttcagagatttattcCATTATCTTCATAGCTAGAAACATgtcaacatgcaggcagaaatggtgctggagaggtacctGAGAGTTCTAACTCTTGAACTGTGggcaacagaaagtaaactacTTCCTATAATAGACATAACCTATGTATTTGAGACAGACAAGAAACCTTGCACCCACAGGGACACACAAATCCAACTGCATCATCCcaactccatcaaggccacacctcctaataatgccactccttgTAGGCCAAATAGTCAGGcacatgtattggtgaaattattaaggccactccacgtagttaaaaggttggtttattttgtggggtaacttacaaatgaagggataggttgctgggtctgggaaaggtatcaTGCAGTCtgggggtgttctctggagaactctgcttggtctatctccagcgtccagggtcccagaaccaagggaagcttctcctctcaatcctgggtcttcagcttcctccttcagccccgccttgtggacaTGACTATTGCCGAAGCCTCAttgggtttggaacttccaggccaaggctgggatggctacccactacacacatgaGTCTACcaattcaaatcaccacatttccctgcCTTGCTCCCATTGTCCTGTAACCataacataatgcaaaatgcattcagtccaacttcaacaGACTCTATAACCTATCATAGTTTCAACAATGATTTAAATTCCAAATTGCAAAATCTTTTCTAAATTTCCTGCAATCTCTTATCTTTATTCACCCAgctattcaaaattaaaaaaaaaaaaaaaaacagatcacacaTTTCCAACCTATAATGGCACAGTATACAAATTTTGGCTCCAATGTGGAGACAAAATAAGATTGCGAAGTAACAttggacaaaataaaaataaaaaaaccacctGGGAGAACTCCACACTCTGTATTTTCATGCCAAAATGCTCATTAGATCTgaaactcctttcagctttgttgactacaacaaaTTACTCTCTCTTGGGCAGTTTCCCCTCACTGTAGGCAGCTTTCATCTGCAGATTGCCACAATTACAGCATTTCTAACATCTTGGGGCTTCCAAGGCTATCCACACTTCACCTTCTGAGCATCACAGAATGGTCTCTATGAGCCTCCATGCAGAAACACCCCTTTGATATAACTGGCCTCATCATCTTTTCTTAGTCATATGGGAAGATTCCATAACCTCTTTCTTATATCCTTGACTGTGAATCTAGAAccacaaaattgaaaataccAAGGTTGACTCTTTGCTATGGCTGTAAAATATATCTCCTTATTCAATAGCATCTTATGCAGGTTTCTGTTTTTCATTACTTACTTCACCCTCTACTCCTGGCTGTACTAAAACTTGTTCTGtgtaccaggctggccatgaCTTCAGAGACCATTCAAtcacatcttcatcagctttctgtttttgacgatttccttcattgcctaagcttggactatctggaactttctctgtagactagcCTGGAATCAAAATCAGTaacctctgccttttgagttttgtaattaaaaaatgtgAACCACCAGACGTGACAATGATTTCATAACTTTCCTTTAAATAAGTTGGATACTTACATGGTTGGAATCTCATCCTGAGGTCATTTCtcacttttttctgtttcttaatctgtttatctacATAAGACTGAGTTCCATTCCAACTTCTGGTGCTCCTTGCCTCctcatattatacatatatttttcctttttcagcttgctccttttcaacATGGATCTGCATAGGAGTGAACACTAATAACTTCAAGAGTGTCAACACTAGTCTGTCAACACTAGTCTGTCAACATTAACCAACAGACGTAGGATCTTTGTGATTACAACACATGGGGACAGTGCTTATGGGttcacctcctctccttttcctttaaaagaaaaatcaggatCTATTCAGTGATATGCTACAGTGCATGGTAAAACAGTGAGCTAAGGTTTCTTATAAATTTGAGTCACCCTTGCTTGACTTTATAAACTCCTCTTTTTAACTATGGCTTCCAGAAGAAgttgatggttttctttttcctattgaaAACATTAGTACACAGTTGGGATTAAGGGCTATGTCCCTTTATATAGGAAGGTACTAGTAACAATGATCTAATGTcatatttttgtgtatgaaatatagaaaacacaaatatctgtagaTACCAATAGTGAGTAATTTTAAAGGGGTTTCCTTCTCTATAccaactttacatttttatagtTGGAGCTGACTGCTCACACCACTGTTGTTTGAGTTTCTATCTGAGATATATGAATTTCTCATCTGGATACTCCTtggacatatatacatacagagaaCACATTTGTGTCCTGTCTAATATGAAATattatatgttgtatatatgtcAGTATATATTATTTAGTTTGCAATATTTTTAGACAACCACAGTATATTAGTGATCAATTGCAAAGAGTGAATAATGATAACTCAGCTAGAAAATTGTAGGTAAATTTCACCAATATTGAggctatttttaactttattgaaTTCAACTTTATGTAATATTTATCTTTACATGAACACATTGTTGTCTTTGGGTAATTGTattgtataattatataatataggCCTATGAAATTTGGACTCAGGACTCAATTTCAGGACTCAATAGGATAATTTGCCATCACAGAGAAGGGTCATAagatagaacaaagaaaagaacagccagacaaacaaaatcatttatatttaaaaaagggGTATTTTAAGGGGTAATGAATTGTAGTGTTGCAGATATCCTATGATTATAATCTCATTTGATGCAGATGTTCTCAGCCCTGCTAAGTCTGTCTTTCCCATTAGTAGGATTTGTTGAATCAGGGATTTAGAGTGATGGTGCAGGGGGTAAAGGTACATGCCTCTGAGCCTGAGAATTCCAGAGGCTTACATGGTTAAAGGAGAGACATGATTCTTGTgagctcttctctctgtctctctctgtctctgtctctgtctctcacacacacacatttgtctgtctttctttctttctaaattataGGTAATGGTTTTAGCATTCTCACCACTGGAACCTCAGGTACATGGCTGCAACAAATTTGATTATGAGGCACAGTGCAACATGCCAACTCAAAGTGAAGGACACTATAAGGTTGACTGTTCACCACAGCCAGGACACTTCAAAACCCAGGAAAATTCTTGTGAAAGTGATATGCTTTCTTACTCCTCAAGAATGGGATGTACTGTTTGCTGGGGATCACAATATTTAGCATGGCATGAAGACAGTAGTCCTGTATGTCTATAAAGAGTTCTCCAGATCTCATATTCTTTGACAGTCACAGGGGTATAACCACATATCATACACAGACCTGGCAATGGAGATTCTCTTTCTGTCCCAAACTACACTGGGAATGCTGGGTATCTCAGCCTTGATTTGCTGTTTTATCATTGATGTATTCTCTGGAATCAGAGCCTGGCTAACAGACTTAATAGTCAAACACATGACCGAGGTTAACTTCATGATTCTTCTCTGTAAAGGAATCCCTCAACAATGGCTATTTGGGGTCAGACATATTTTCTAGGTAACATTGCATGTaaacttgtggtttttttttatttcatagagTTGCCAGAGGATTATCTGATGCATTCACATCACTCTTAAATTTATTCTAGGCTATCTTGATCATCTCAAGGTGTAACATGTATGTGCAATTTAATGCCAAAGCCCCCATCATCACTGGACAAAAACTGTTCCCTCATATAGAGTCATTGTAATTTTCTTTGTGGCACTTTTCTTCAACACACATCCACTGTTGTTCTGCCCTCACCAGTTCCCTTCATTATATTGTACTCATTTTTCTTCCATCACCTTATCTATATCCTTCCCCTAACCTGTTATTTGTATTGATATGGCGGGATTATAAAACGTCTTCCAAAGACTTGTGTTCTGCCAGGCATTCCCAATTTTGGTACTGTTTAGATAAAACATGGACATGTTTCAAGGTTAAACATAACAGGAGGTGTTCAGTAAGTATATgactcttacacataaaattcTTTGGTCCTAACTCTTGGCTGTAGGTTTGTAGTATGTAGACTTTATTGTGTTTAGATAGAAACCATTTAACTATAGACACTCCATATTCTTGATTATAAAAGgctgtcagattttttttaaagaccttcTGGTGTCAAGGCTGGCAAATGGGCTGTCTCCATCTTCTCCTTGTGTTCAGATCTGAGTAAACCTGATGAATAGGAGGTGGAAAGAGGATAAAGAGCTGGCAAGAATGGATATCACAAGAGAACATAGTCCTCTAATTCAGCTGAGCAAAAGTTTTATGAAATAATTGAGAATGAATGAAAAAGCCCTGGGcatgcacaggtgtgcaccaggTCCTCAGTATACATATTATATCTTTCAGTTTAATATTGTTGTGGGATTACTGCTACGTGAATGACTGCATCTGTGATTCTTACACCTTCTCTtgtgctattttgtttgtttaccttgTCTATCTTCCATgtgatgttttttttgtttgttttatcatattattttttatttcgtTCTGTTTGGTTGTTATGACTTAGAAATCTCATTTTTCTAATAACAGAAAGACAATGGATGTGCCTGGTAGGACAGGTGTGGGGGGGAACTTCAAATTGTCCAGGGAAGTAAAAATGTAATCAGGGTCTATTGTATAAGAATAgaagttattttctgttttttttctatttaactttttctgaattctctgtggatttcacatcatgcatcttgatcccattcatctcaCACCCCTTCCTATGCAACTTCTTCCCTCACAACTACCCCACAATAAAtcaacttaaaatgtaaaagaaactgaaattgaaaaaaggaaaagaaaaatcttgtcatggaagatGTGGCATGACAAAGTGAGGCacactgtttttcctttattgctGATAtcattacttgcaagtgttcattgccatacATCATTGATCTGGATGGAGGCTTCTGGGTTTTGCTGCATCACTAATATTCGGCCATCACTGAGGATCCTTTTGGCtgtcctgttgttgtcctgtgtcctggagatcTTGCAAAATTGTATCTGTAGTACTAGatccttcacacactccagcataTCATAGATGATGTGGATGAGGAGATGGGCAAACCCATAGCCATGGGCAGTTGATTGTTTGGTTATCCCACTAGCTCTCTCTCATCCTCAAACCCAGGATTAGCTCTCTTTTGCCAATTTGCATAGCTCCCCAGTTCTGTGTAGTTAGCAGTAAGGAGCAGCTCTGCTCTCATTGCCTAAGGTTGTGCTCAAACACACCTATACCACCAGGGACAGGTCTACTGTGTTGTGGGTATAGGAGATACTCTGACCAGTGATGCATCTAGTTAGAGGTAGGGTCAGCTTTCTTGTTCTTGTTACCTCAGAGACAGCACTCCCAACTGCTACAGGCTTTGAGAGGTTTGTATGGATTCTCTCCCTTACCCACAATACCATATGGCAAACTATAGACAGGAACAGATATCTCATAGTCATATTCTCGAGGCAGACAATCCTCTGCCCCTGTGAGCAGAGTCACCTCTAATGTGTTTTACTGGTAGGTCCAGGGCCCACTCTGCTGGTTGTTGCATTTGATGAGGGGCACAGGCAGGTTTCATCCATGGCAGGTGCAAAGGGGAAAGACAGGCAGAGCATCTTTTCCTTGCCCTCTTTACCACTGGACAGAGGAAGGGTGTATGAACAGCTCTCTCACTCACATGATCTCAAggtatgcttacacacacacacacacacacacacacacacacacacacactaagtttCAGCACTAATGTGGCACCCAGTTGAGGTTTAGGGTCTTTTCTCCTGATTCCTGCTTCCTGCAGCTGGTGTAGAGCAAGGCCACCTCTTCTACCTTCATGACCCAGAGGCCTGCTTTTCTGCCTGCTGCAGATAGTAAGGGGCAAGTAGCAGGGAGGCATCTCTCTGCCACCCACACCTCCACATAAGACATGTGTAGTAAGGCTAGCTCTCCTATGCTCAGACCCTCAAGTTTGGTTCAACCTCTCCATTGTAAACatggtcagctctactgtgtttccCCAATGAGGTGCAGGATCTGCTCTCCCTAGTGATACAGCTGGTGAGATGTTGGGTAAGCTCATCAGTTGTCATGATCTCAAGGCCAgatctcccacctgccacaggtggtgaGGAATGTGGTGGGAGAACATCTCTTCCTCGCTCACATCACCATATGATAGATGAGGGGTGGGACCATATTTCCCATACTCTCATTCTTAGGTCTGGATCACCTCCCCTGACAACAGTGTCAGCTCTCCTGTGCTGCCTAGGAGAGGTAAGGGGTCTATTCTCACTAGTGCTGCAGTGGTTATGGTCCTAGGTCAGCTCTTCTGCTTTCCTCTGGTGGTTAGGTATGAATGGGCAGGGCATCTTTACcttgcccatgccaccacattgTCCACAAGGGGGACAGGACCAACCCTCCCACTTTCATGCCCTCAGCAGCAGTGCACCCAGAGACcttgccaacagggtcagctctgtcaCACTATCCAGCCAAGGTATAGGACCTGCACTCTCAAGTGCTCTAGTCTAGGATGGTTAGAAACAGTTCTTTGTAGTGTTCCAGGCAGTGAGGGGTGGGTCCATGTCTATATAGGCCTATTCTCTTGACTTTCAGTAGTAACAGGAACAACAGACATAAACGCAGTCCATGGCAGAGACATGGCTCTTATCTGCAGCTCAGATCCAGACAGCACTAAGGTTCCCAGGTGGCACACATGCCACCCACCTCAGCTCACTCCTCATTGCCTTCACCTTTTCAAATTTGATTCTCTCCACAGGACATacactattctctctctcttccatacctCATACAATTGATTTTATTAATGGTTTCCAAAAGTTTTTGATGAAACACAAAGTGTTACTGTGATGCCAAAGCAGATAGAGAccaaataataacaaagaaaatttatAGGTCACTGTCACTGATGATACAACAATtctcaaatataaatagactcagaaggacaaacatggtatgtactcactcacaggagtcacaaagatgactagactgctacacaactacagggaggctacctagaaaacaggaccctaggaaagacacagggatcacccaatgacagagaaattgatgatatctacatgaacaacctggacaacagtgggagtaatgaagggcaagatttgagggaaagaaagcttaggggatcaggagatcccagctggatcaagaacagaaagggagaacaaggaataacagaccatgataaatgaagaccacatgagaacagggataagcagagtgcttgagaggtctccagaaatccacaatgatacatcctctgtagactgctggcaatggtcgagagaaagcctgatctctcctattctggtgatcagatgactaaacaccctaacagttgtcttggaactctcatccaataacttatggaagtggatgcagagatcctcagccaggccccagatggagctctaggtgtccaattgtcaagacagaggagggactgcaagagcgtgaattgttgaatccaagactgcaaaaagtacagggacaaatagccaatagaatggaagcacatgaattatgaaccaaaggctgtggagcccctagctggagcaggccctctggataagtgagacaattgaatagcttgatctgtttgggaggcacccagtctgtgggaccaggacctgtccttagtgcatgagctggctgtttggaaccttgggcttacacagggacacgtgctcagtctggaaggagggcacaggacctgcctgtactgaatccaccaggtttaaatgaatccccaggggtgtcttggtccaggaggagatgggaatggaggggaggggatggggggaaggttggggtggagggggaggggggaggacaggggaacccatggctcatgtatacaattaaaacacataataaaaataaatagtagcTAACCAAATTCAAGATCATGTCACAACCATCattcatttgaattattttctaCAAAAGGTAGAACATATTAACAGGTGTTTTGGTACTGGTGAAGGCTAAAGCAGTTGTGATGGGACCAGGTCCCCTGAAGAACAAGTTAATTGCCAGCTATGGATTCAATTGTTCTTGCTGTTAGAATGTGGTAAAAAGTGGTGCCTGTGACTTCATCAAGCAGCCATGATGCCCTGACAGGAGGAAAGCAACAAGACGGGCAGATTTATTGACAGCATTTTTTGTGGGCTCCTTCAAACATCAGATGGGCACTGGGAAGATCCTCCTAGCTGTAAGTTCAAGAATGTAATGGATCTCAGCTCATTCAGTCTGCTGATTCAAGCAGATGACAAAACTCCCATACTTGTTTTGGTCAATGATAGAAAGACTAGGTGTTATATTCTTAACTTTCTGAATTGAATTTTTGAGTGTTATGGGGGAGTAAACAACCAGATATGAAGCAAATCATATCATGTGAATACTTAAAATAAGATTAAGAGGTTTTATTCCTCATCCAGACCAAACTGAATCTGGACAAAATGGAATAATGTTTCATAAGAACAAAGGGTCcaaaagatggaaaacaaagagaagtgATGCTAGTGATATTCACAAGCCACCAATTTTGCTTATACAAAAAAACAATGCAGGCTCGTAAGATGGAGGAGAGGgtataaaaaaacagaaaggaagccaCCAATGCCAGGATGTTCTGGGTTGCTATGGACTCAGGAGAGGTTCTGCTAAAAGCAGTACTGCTACGGATGTGTCGGACACTTTCCTTGTGTCTATACAGAATGACAATCATAGAGCTGCTGGACCAGATGATGATCACAGAAAAGAGGATTTCAGGACACACAATCAATGCTACATAGAGTGAGCCACTGATTTCACCACTCCCTACAATTAAGCAGTATCCAAAATTTCGTTTTCTTGTCACATTTTTGCTGTTCATTTCAATGAAAggatacataaagaaaatgaaatttatcaACATGTAAAAGACCCAGAGAAGGTAAATGGAGCAGCCAATGTACTTTGCAACTTTGAATTTATGATTTTTCCAAAAGAATCCCTGTGGATTTATGGTGATGGCTTGGAAGACACTAAGGAGGCAAGTGTTGCCAATTGACACACTTCGCCCAAAACTTTGAATGTACAATAGGAGCTGGCATCCAAAATCATTCAGGAATTGCTTCAATCCCCAAACTGCCATTGTGTGGGGCACTCCTGCAGAGAGAATGACCAAGGCATTGGATGCCATTAGGTGCATGAGAATCAAATCTGTAGGCTTTAGTGTGCATTCTCTGTAGTAAAGGACTAGATAGTAGAATGTAAGGGAGagatttcccagaattccagtgGTAGTTTGTGATAAGAAAATGATTCTAATTGCCAGATTCCATAAATCCATTTTGTGATTCAACAAAATTTTCTTTGGAATATGGCCCTGCTACTTCTCAGTCTAGTTCATAATGACAAATATTTGCAGCCTGAATGGATGAAGATTCCTTTAATTCATGCACCAACTCAGAGAGTGAAGCAAAGTGTCCTTTAATCTCTGGAGATAAACATCAGTCATTGACCACTTAAAAGACCTCATCCCAATATTTTGACAGGAGTAGTTACTTCCCATGTATGATACTGTGAGATTGCCCAATAACTCAGGATGTAAAAATGATGGAATGAGATCCATCAAGTTTCAGAGAAAATGGTCATGCAGGACAAAATGGTTTTGGCCTatgagaaacaacaaaaaatgacagcacataaaaacaaacatgatgtAAACCTACCAGAATATATTGATATGCTTAGTCCTGGTATGAAAGGCAAACAACTTCAATAATgactataaatattaaatatttatattttcaatgtgTATCTCATCTAGAATCATAATAAATGTAATGAGAACTTTATAATACCATTAAGAATCGATGTATGGTCTTGAGAGTAGGTAAAGTTGCCTTTATTTAATTATGAGTAGACCCATCTTTTTGTTAACCTGAACTaaacttcttttctgttctctccatAGAACATCCCTTGCAAAGTACCAAAAACTGTTCTAGAAACAGTGGTGTAAAATGGGCAAATTATTGTCTACTTCTAGCTTCTGTTAAGCTTCTTGCATGCATGACTTCCTCCTTCCAACTGTCAACCAAGATATAGTTTTTCTGCCATTTTTGTCCATACCAGCTTCTTGTCAAGTGAATTTGAGGTTCCTCTGTGAGAAGTGTTTCTCTCCAGGCATTCACCAAGCACACTTAATACAGAATCTCAATTTGGACTGTGGTCATGCTGAGTGGTCTTTAGGTATTTAATCTGTTGCAATAATatctaaaaaattatttaaagcacATAGAGCATTAGAATGATGGTTCAAAATACAACTTACATCACATTAAGTTAAAAACTAGCTGTATGAAAATcacaccacataaacacacaaacacacacacacacacacacacacacacacacacacatacacacacatgacaggGCTGTTAGAGACAAGTGAATATCTGGTATAATGAAATCTTACAGAATacataatagaaagtaaatagaaaaaaaatatatgccaCCAAAAATTGCAAGGATAATGACAATATATGATCAGTGACACCTAGATGAAATCTTTAGTGTCTTATTGAAACTTTGTCTGGCATAATGATGCACAACTCCTTAGTCTAGTGTTGAAATGgtaggaaagaaaaacaacagtgtGTTAGAATGTCCATCAGTACAGTGCACTAGGAGGAAACTCTAAGAACACTATACTTTATTCCTGCATAAGTATACATATGAAATCATTTTAGTAAGGTGTCAGCTTCTTGAAGAAGTAGGCAGAGCAGCTGTGAATCAGTACCAGGCTGAACCAAGCAGTACTAGGGAGCACACTGTTACTCTACATAATCATCAGCAATGTGAGATGCTCAGCTGAACAATCAAGAACTAGGGAAGAAATTTTGGCACTAAATCTTGGAATCTGAAGAAACCAAGTCTAAGTGAGTAGATGAGCTGAGACCATTGGAAGTATCAGATGCTAGCAGTCTCCCCTTCTCCATGCACTGGCAATGTAGAACACACTAGGGAATGGCTACAGTGAAATCATGGAAAGTATTCTATTAAGTGAGGTAATACAGGCCTAGGAATCACTTGCATACACTCTTTCTCAGCTTGGTTTCATTGCTTGCAGCTGTTtagaaatgtgtatttatgtgggatGAATGTGTTGAGCACAAAAAACTAGAAAAGAGCCCATAATATGGTTAAAAAGAGACTCTATAAGAGGTTAGTGAAGATAAGAAAACACGTGATAtgagtaaagatggaaaataataATTGTAAATAGCTATGCTGTAATAAGAGCAGGAGATGTGCAGAAGAAGGTTTGGgtcaaacaaaataataaatactaaaaagCCATAAATAAATCAGCTATATTTAAGataattaaatacaaaaagaaaataaaagtttaaaaagttaaGAAGTATTCAAATACCAACTTAGAAATGATTGTAGATAAACCAAGAACTCTATAGCCTAACATTATCTGTGAATATAACTCACTAAGAATGTTTTGGGAATCTAGTTACATCTACTTATTTCAACAAATACAAAGCTATATGCCAATTACCCTGTCTAAGATTCCACATGTCTTAGTTAGTTTGTATCTATTGTTGTGAAGACCATTACAAAGACAACTCTTATAACAGAAAACAGTTAGTTGGTgctggctttcagtttcagaaatCTAGCACATTNNNNNNNNNNNNNNNNNNNNNNNNNNNNNNNNNNNNNNNNNNNNNNNNNNNNNNNNNNNNNNNNNNNNNNNNNNNNNNNNNNNNNNNNNNNNNNNNNNNNgtagatttgcaaatcagcaaaatgggtatcctatccaggtttatgagcaaattaacaacattgctaccTGAACTTGGAAGGCAttacccaatagaggagaagttagtggtaatctcactaaaattgtccaaggacccatggaacccttctcagactttgtagctcgcctagtggatgcagctggaaagatatttggtgatcctgataccATGCCATTAATTCtgcagttggtttatgagcagtgcactaaggaatgtagagctgccattacaccttataaaactaaaggattggaggtttggatgaaagtgtgcaggAATTAggggaccactaaccaatgctgggctggctgctgcagttttacaaattagtcagaagagggcagggcactgggacttgcttccgatgtggtaaaatggggcatat
This DNA window, taken from Onychomys torridus unplaced genomic scaffold, mOncTor1.1, whole genome shotgun sequence, encodes the following:
- the LOC118575564 gene encoding vomeronasal type-1 receptor 4-like, translating into MDLWNLAIRIIFLSQTTTGILGNLSLTFYYLVLYYRECTLKPTDLILMHLMASNALVILSAGVPHTMAVWGLKQFLNDFGCQLLLYIQSFGRSVSIGNTCLLSVFQAITINPQGFFWKNHKFKVAKYIGCSIYLLWVFYMLINFIFFMYPFIEMNSKNVTRKRNFGYCLIVGSGEISGSLYVALIVCPEILFSVIIIWSSSSMIVILYRHKESVRHIRSSTAFSRTSPESIATQNILALVASFLFFYTLSSILRACIVFLYKQNWWLVNITSITSLCFPSFGPFVLMKHYSILSRFSLVWMRNKTS